Proteins encoded by one window of Myxococcus guangdongensis:
- a CDS encoding leucyl aminopeptidase, protein MNFSFVSGDASLANGELLVIPLFEGELGEGAPAGLAAADSALEGRLRGAATQEGFKAKADQSLVMHTLGRIPAGRVLLLGLGSRARFQPEVLRLAAGRAAKTAQRLKVASLVMALPVTDAQADAARAVVEGLELGAYKFDKYKSSAREEKGAKKPVKVSLVLPEGVEKSRELEDALALGKRVAEAANWARDLVNEPPNAVTPTVLAEAARKSAKEHGLKITIGGQREIEKLRMGMFLGVTAGSTEEPRLIHVEYTPKNARDAKRPPLALVGKAITFDSGGLSLKPTEGMVDMKTDMAGSAAVLGAMQVIAQLKPPFPVHAFIGACENMPAGNAYKPGDILTSRLGKTVEITNTDAEGRLVLGDMLTWACEHKPSAVIDLATLTGACIVALGNYIVGAFGDDDDTVNQVLQSARTAGEEMWRLPVSELQKDALRSEVADMKNSGERWGGSINAALFLKEFVGDTPWVHLDIAGPSNSPKERGYLSKGGTGVGVRTLVEWVRLRAQTQGDEVAEAPAKPARTTRAAKKPARG, encoded by the coding sequence ATGAATTTCTCCTTCGTCTCCGGCGACGCCTCCCTTGCGAATGGCGAGCTGCTCGTCATCCCGCTCTTCGAGGGTGAGCTGGGTGAGGGCGCCCCGGCGGGTCTCGCCGCGGCGGACAGCGCGCTGGAGGGCCGCCTGCGCGGCGCCGCCACCCAGGAGGGCTTCAAGGCGAAGGCGGACCAGTCCCTGGTGATGCACACCCTCGGCCGCATCCCGGCGGGCCGGGTGCTGCTGTTGGGCCTGGGCAGCCGCGCGCGCTTCCAGCCGGAGGTGCTGCGGCTGGCCGCCGGGCGCGCGGCGAAGACGGCGCAGCGGCTGAAGGTGGCCTCGCTCGTCATGGCGCTCCCCGTCACGGACGCTCAGGCGGACGCGGCGCGCGCGGTGGTGGAGGGGCTGGAGCTGGGCGCGTACAAGTTCGACAAGTACAAGTCCTCCGCGCGCGAGGAGAAGGGCGCGAAGAAGCCCGTCAAGGTGTCGCTGGTGCTGCCCGAGGGCGTGGAGAAGTCGCGCGAGCTCGAGGACGCGCTCGCGCTGGGCAAGCGCGTGGCCGAGGCGGCCAACTGGGCGCGGGACCTGGTGAACGAGCCGCCCAACGCGGTGACGCCCACGGTGCTGGCCGAGGCGGCGCGCAAGTCCGCCAAGGAGCACGGGCTCAAAATCACCATCGGCGGCCAGCGCGAAATCGAGAAGCTGCGGATGGGCATGTTCCTGGGCGTCACGGCCGGGAGCACCGAGGAGCCCCGGCTCATCCACGTGGAGTACACGCCGAAGAACGCGCGCGACGCGAAGCGGCCTCCGCTGGCGCTGGTGGGCAAGGCGATCACCTTCGACTCGGGCGGCCTGTCGCTCAAGCCCACCGAGGGCATGGTGGACATGAAGACGGACATGGCGGGCTCGGCCGCGGTGCTGGGCGCCATGCAGGTCATCGCGCAGCTCAAGCCGCCCTTCCCCGTGCACGCCTTCATCGGCGCGTGCGAGAACATGCCGGCCGGCAACGCGTACAAGCCCGGTGACATCCTCACGTCGCGGCTGGGCAAGACGGTGGAGATCACCAACACGGACGCCGAGGGCCGGCTGGTGCTGGGCGACATGCTGACGTGGGCGTGCGAGCACAAGCCGTCCGCCGTCATCGACCTGGCCACGCTCACGGGCGCGTGCATCGTCGCGCTGGGCAACTACATCGTCGGCGCCTTCGGTGACGACGACGACACCGTCAACCAGGTGCTCCAGTCCGCGCGCACCGCGGGCGAGGAGATGTGGCGCCTGCCGGTGAGCGAGCTGCAGAAGGACGCGCTGCGCTCCGAGGTCGCCGACATGAAGAACTCCGGCGAGCGCTGGGGCGGCTCCATCAACGCCGCGCTGTTCCTCAAGGAGTTCGTCGGCGACACGCCGTGGGTGCACCTGGACATCGCCGGGCCGTCCAACAGCCCCAAGGAGCGCGGCTACCTCTCCAAGGGCGGCACCGGCGTGGGCGTGCGCACCCTGGTCGAGTGGGTGCGGCTGCGCGCGCAGACGCAGGGCGACGAGGTGGCCGAGGCCCCCGCGAAGCCCGCTCGCACGACGCGCGCCGCGAAGAAGCCCGCGCGCGGCTGA